Proteins co-encoded in one Cupriavidus taiwanensis genomic window:
- a CDS encoding cytochrome ubiquinol oxidase subunit I, translating to MFGLTALDLARIQFGFTISFHIVFPAITIGLAAYLAVLEGCWLRTQRPLYRDLYHFWSKIFAVNFGMGVVSGLVMAYQFGTNWSFFSEFAGSITGPLLTYEVLTAFFLEAGFLGVMLFGWNRVGPGLHFFSTVMVALGTLISATWILASNSWMQTPAGFEIIDGRVVPTNWFEVIFNPSFPYRLVHMSVAAFLATALFVGASAAWHLLRGRDNPAIRKMLSMAMWMLLIVAPIQAVIGDFHGLNTLKHQPAKIAALEGHWENKGNEALPLLLFGWPDMEREETRFAVEVPHLGSLILTHSWDGQIQGLKEFPPEDRPNAAILFWSFRVMVGLGLLMILLGVWSLVLRRRDRIYRVRPFLHMALWMGPAGVIAILAGWYTTEIGRQPWVVYGLQRTADAVSPHGVPELAVTLAIFVVAYCFVFGVGIAYMMRLVRKGPLLEEPKPHGGPGREHTPARPLSAVDDDEALAPTPTARTRS from the coding sequence ATGTTTGGTTTGACCGCGCTCGACCTCGCCCGCATCCAGTTTGGCTTCACCATTTCCTTCCACATCGTCTTTCCCGCCATCACCATTGGCCTGGCCGCCTATCTGGCCGTGCTCGAGGGCTGCTGGCTGCGCACGCAACGGCCGCTGTACCGCGACCTCTACCACTTCTGGTCCAAGATCTTTGCCGTCAACTTCGGCATGGGGGTGGTTTCCGGCCTGGTGATGGCTTACCAGTTCGGCACCAACTGGAGTTTTTTCTCCGAGTTTGCCGGCAGCATCACCGGGCCGCTGCTGACCTATGAAGTGCTGACCGCCTTCTTCCTGGAAGCCGGCTTTCTTGGCGTGATGCTGTTCGGCTGGAACCGGGTCGGCCCGGGGCTGCATTTCTTCTCCACCGTGATGGTGGCGCTGGGCACGCTGATCTCGGCGACGTGGATCCTGGCGTCGAACAGCTGGATGCAGACGCCGGCGGGCTTCGAGATCATCGACGGCCGCGTGGTGCCCACCAACTGGTTCGAAGTCATCTTCAATCCGTCGTTCCCGTATCGCCTGGTGCATATGAGCGTGGCGGCCTTCCTGGCCACTGCGCTGTTTGTCGGCGCCTCCGCCGCCTGGCACCTGCTGCGCGGACGGGACAATCCCGCCATCCGCAAGATGCTGTCGATGGCGATGTGGATGCTGCTGATCGTCGCGCCGATCCAGGCGGTGATCGGCGACTTCCACGGCCTCAATACGCTCAAGCACCAGCCCGCCAAGATCGCCGCGCTGGAGGGGCATTGGGAAAACAAGGGCAACGAGGCCCTGCCGCTGCTGCTGTTCGGCTGGCCCGACATGGAGCGCGAGGAAACCCGCTTCGCGGTCGAAGTGCCGCACCTGGGCAGCCTGATCCTGACCCACAGCTGGGACGGGCAGATCCAGGGCCTGAAGGAGTTCCCGCCGGAAGACCGGCCCAATGCGGCAATCCTGTTCTGGTCGTTCCGGGTGATGGTGGGGCTGGGGCTCCTGATGATCCTGCTGGGCGTGTGGAGCCTGGTCTTGCGGCGCCGCGACCGGATCTATCGCGTCCGTCCGTTCCTGCATATGGCCTTGTGGATGGGACCCGCAGGCGTGATCGCGATCCTGGCCGGCTGGTACACCACCGAGATCGGGCGCCAGCCGTGGGTGGTGTATGGGCTGCAGCGCACCGCGGACGCGGTGTCGCCGCACGGCGTGCCGGAACTGGCGGTGACGCTGGCGATCTTCGTGGTTGCGTATTGCTTCGTGTTCGGCGTCGGCATCGCCTACATGATGCGTCTGGTGCGCAAGGGTCCGCTGCTGGAAGAGCCCAAGCCGCATGGCGGCCCCGGTCGCGAGCATACGCCGGCGCGGCCCCTGTCGGCCGTGGACGACGATGAAGCGCTCGCCCCCACCCCCACCGCACGCACCCGGAGCTGA
- a CDS encoding LysR substrate-binding domain-containing protein, whose product MVQIDRALRSNIKLRHLQLLVALDEFRHLGRTAEFLSVSQPAVSKVLTEVEKMMGLTLFTRSTRGTEPTPAGESLVRFARSVLAQYEQTRDEIAAVQSGASGRIRVGSMGAALPVLLAQAVGTLKQRHAHATVLVEEGDLTHLLPKLRLRELDLIVGRLEPGYAAPDLLTEALYEEPMVVVVRRGHKLARKARPGWADLAAMPCVLPPPWASLRVKIEQAFFRHGLHPPQDVIETSSYLAQAAFVDQRGAAAFMAASVAMAMQQEGRLQVLKMEVPVELPPVGIITLRERAPSIGTDQLVACLRQEAAARQ is encoded by the coding sequence GTGGTACAGATCGACCGCGCGCTGCGCTCCAATATCAAGCTGCGCCACCTGCAACTGCTGGTGGCGCTGGACGAGTTTCGCCATCTCGGCCGCACCGCGGAATTCCTGTCGGTGAGCCAGCCGGCGGTGTCCAAGGTGCTGACCGAGGTCGAGAAAATGATGGGGCTGACGCTGTTCACGCGCTCTACCCGCGGCACCGAGCCGACTCCCGCGGGCGAGTCGCTGGTGCGCTTTGCGCGCTCGGTGCTGGCGCAGTACGAACAGACCCGCGACGAGATTGCCGCGGTGCAGAGCGGCGCGTCCGGGCGCATCCGCGTGGGCTCGATGGGCGCGGCCTTGCCGGTGCTGCTGGCGCAGGCCGTCGGCACACTCAAGCAGCGCCACGCGCACGCCACCGTACTGGTGGAGGAAGGCGACCTGACCCACCTGCTGCCCAAGCTGCGCCTGCGCGAACTCGACCTGATCGTGGGCCGGCTCGAGCCCGGCTATGCCGCGCCCGACCTGCTGACCGAAGCGCTTTATGAAGAGCCGATGGTGGTCGTGGTGCGGCGTGGCCACAAGCTGGCGCGCAAGGCCCGGCCGGGCTGGGCCGACCTGGCCGCGATGCCGTGCGTGCTGCCGCCGCCGTGGGCTTCGCTGCGGGTGAAGATCGAGCAAGCCTTCTTCCGCCACGGCCTGCATCCGCCGCAGGACGTGATCGAGACCTCCTCGTACCTGGCCCAGGCCGCCTTCGTCGATCAGCGCGGGGCCGCCGCCTTCATGGCCGCATCGGTTGCCATGGCGATGCAGCAGGAAGGCCGGCTGCAGGTGCTGAAGATGGAGGTGCCGGTCGAGCTGCCACCCGTGGGCATCATCACGCTGCGCGAACGCGCGCCGTCGATCGGCACCGACCAGCTGGTGGCGTGCCTGCGGCAAGAGGCGGCGGCGCGGCAATAG
- the hpaI gene encoding 4-hydroxy-2-oxoheptanedioate aldolase, translating to MPANNPFKTALAARQAQIGLWLSMATPYLAEVSATAGFEWLLIDGEHAPNDLRSTLHALQAVAPYPVQPVVRAVAGEVPLIKQLLDIGARSLLVPMVDTAEQARALVSATRYPPTGIRGVGSAIARASQWSARTDYLDVADDEICLLVQAETVTALQNLEAICAVDGVDGVFIGPADLAASMGYRGRPGHPDVQAAIEDAMRTIIASGKAAGTLTSDPALARRYLDLGCTFVATGVDVMLYANAARKLAASFREPHAGAAADKPSAAY from the coding sequence ATGCCCGCAAACAACCCCTTCAAGACCGCACTGGCCGCGCGCCAGGCGCAGATCGGCCTGTGGCTGTCGATGGCGACGCCGTACCTGGCCGAAGTCTCGGCCACCGCAGGCTTCGAATGGCTGCTGATAGACGGCGAGCACGCGCCCAACGACCTGCGCTCGACCCTGCACGCGCTGCAGGCCGTGGCGCCGTATCCGGTGCAACCGGTGGTGCGCGCCGTGGCCGGCGAAGTGCCGCTGATCAAGCAGTTGCTGGATATCGGCGCGCGCAGCCTGCTGGTGCCGATGGTAGATACCGCGGAGCAGGCGCGCGCGCTGGTCAGCGCCACGCGCTACCCGCCGACTGGCATCCGCGGCGTGGGCAGCGCCATCGCGCGCGCGTCGCAGTGGAGCGCGCGCACCGATTACCTTGACGTGGCCGACGACGAAATCTGCCTGCTGGTGCAGGCCGAAACCGTCACCGCGCTGCAGAACCTGGAAGCGATCTGCGCGGTGGACGGCGTCGACGGCGTCTTCATCGGCCCGGCCGACCTGGCCGCCTCGATGGGCTACCGCGGCCGCCCCGGCCATCCGGACGTGCAGGCCGCCATCGAGGACGCAATGCGCACCATCATCGCCAGCGGCAAGGCCGCCGGCACGCTGACGTCGGACCCCGCGCTCGCGCGCCGCTACCTCGACCTGGGCTGCACCTTCGTCGCCACGGGCGTGGACGTGATGTTGTATGCCAATGCCGCGCGCAAGCTTGCCGCTTCGTTCCGTGAGCCGCATGCAGGCGCCGCCGCGGACAAGCCGTCCGCCGCATATTGA
- a CDS encoding FAD-binding oxidoreductase, producing MTAELPNPDTTLRAMQAIVGANACRSGDADTQAYVTDYRGIYRGRAQVVVLPASTEEVSRVLQWCHAQRVPVVPQGGNTSLMGGAVPDDSGTAVVVNLSRMNRVLAIDPVNDTMTVQAGVTLSAARSAAEAQQRLFPLRIGSEGSCQIGGNLSTNAGGTAVLRYGNMRDLVLGLEVVLPDGRIYSSLRGLRKDNTGYDLKQLFVGAEGTLGIITGAVLKLMPQPRSSAVAFVAVRDPAAAVALLGEAKRLSGQAVTAFELVSRPALELVLEYLGNVASPLQDRHDWMVLVELTSGTDADSLNATLMEILESGFSQGLVLDAAVAASLSDAQTFWRIREEISDAQTRTGGSIKCDVSVPLSRIAAFVEEASARVLELVPDARMVIYGHMGDGNVHFNPLRPKDQPTREFLAQWYERVSVLVDGMAHAENGSISAEHGIGVAKRDDLTRYKSPVELELMWQVKQALDPLNLLNPGKVLPAPTR from the coding sequence ATGACCGCCGAGCTACCGAACCCAGATACCACTTTGCGCGCGATGCAGGCCATCGTCGGCGCCAACGCCTGCCGCAGCGGCGACGCCGACACGCAGGCCTACGTCACTGACTACCGCGGCATCTATCGCGGGCGGGCCCAGGTGGTGGTGCTGCCAGCATCGACGGAAGAAGTCAGCCGCGTGCTGCAGTGGTGCCATGCGCAGCGCGTGCCAGTGGTGCCGCAGGGCGGCAATACCTCGCTGATGGGCGGCGCCGTGCCCGATGACAGCGGCACTGCCGTGGTCGTCAACCTGAGCCGCATGAACCGCGTGCTGGCCATCGATCCCGTCAACGACACCATGACCGTGCAGGCCGGCGTCACGCTGAGCGCGGCTCGCAGCGCCGCCGAAGCGCAGCAGCGCCTGTTTCCGCTGCGTATTGGCTCGGAGGGCTCGTGCCAGATCGGCGGCAACCTGTCGACCAATGCCGGCGGCACGGCGGTGCTGCGCTACGGCAATATGCGCGACCTGGTGCTGGGCCTCGAGGTGGTGCTGCCCGATGGCCGCATCTACTCGTCGCTGCGCGGCCTGCGCAAGGACAACACCGGCTACGACCTCAAGCAGCTGTTCGTCGGCGCGGAAGGCACGCTCGGCATCATTACCGGCGCCGTGCTCAAGCTGATGCCCCAGCCGCGCAGCAGCGCCGTGGCCTTCGTCGCGGTGCGGGACCCCGCCGCTGCCGTGGCCTTGCTCGGCGAAGCCAAGCGCCTGTCCGGCCAGGCCGTGACCGCATTCGAGCTGGTCTCGCGGCCCGCGCTGGAGCTCGTGCTGGAATACCTTGGCAATGTCGCGTCGCCGCTGCAGGACCGGCACGACTGGATGGTGCTGGTCGAACTGACTTCCGGCACCGACGCCGACAGCCTCAACGCGACGTTGATGGAGATCCTCGAATCCGGCTTCAGCCAGGGCTTGGTGCTGGACGCTGCCGTGGCCGCGAGCCTGTCGGATGCGCAGACCTTCTGGCGCATCCGCGAAGAGATCTCCGACGCGCAGACCCGCACCGGCGGCAGCATCAAGTGCGATGTCTCGGTGCCGCTGTCGCGCATCGCCGCGTTCGTGGAAGAGGCGTCGGCCCGGGTGCTCGAACTGGTGCCCGATGCGCGCATGGTGATCTACGGCCATATGGGCGACGGCAATGTGCATTTCAACCCGCTGCGGCCCAAGGACCAGCCCACCAGGGAATTCCTGGCGCAATGGTACGAGCGGGTCTCCGTGCTGGTCGACGGCATGGCCCACGCGGAGAACGGCTCGATCTCGGCGGAGCATGGCATCGGCGTGGCCAAGCGCGATGACCTGACGCGCTACAAGTCGCCGGTGGAGCTGGAACTGATGTGGCAGGTGAAGCAGGCGCTGGATCCGCTGAACCTGCTCAATCCGGGCAAGGTGCTGCCGGCACCGACGCGCTAG
- a CDS encoding NAD-dependent succinate-semialdehyde dehydrogenase: MLTLSEPTLLRSQNLVDGQWREAGLAARFPVTDPATGEAFAKVADSDAGDARLAVDAAAAAFPAWSRRPARERAQLLKRWHALILAHQEDLARIISTEQGKPLKEARGEVQYGASYVEWFAEEATRICGDIVAEAVPGRKLLVLKEPVGVVAAITPWNFPLAMIARKIAPALAAGCTVVAKPAEDTPLTALALAWLAQQAGMPAGVVNIVTASREHTPGVVDAWLADSRVRKVTFTGSTPVGKHLARESAATLKKLSLELGGNAPFIVFDDADLDAAVDGLMASKFRNGGQTCVCPNRVYVHDAVHDAFVERVAQRVGALHVGPATEDAAQIGPMINARAVDKIARHVEDAVARGARVVTGGKRVRSADGPHYYAPTVLVDATPAMQLSCEETFGPVAPIFRFRDEAEVIRDANDTPFGLAAYFYSNDIRRIWRVAQALETGMVGINEGAIAAEAAPFGGVKESGYGREGSRHGLDDYMHSKYLCQGQLG, from the coding sequence ATGCTGACGCTTTCCGAGCCCACGCTGCTGCGCAGCCAGAACCTGGTCGATGGCCAATGGCGCGAAGCCGGCCTGGCTGCGCGATTTCCCGTTACCGACCCGGCCACCGGCGAGGCCTTCGCCAAGGTGGCCGACAGCGATGCCGGCGATGCGCGCCTTGCCGTCGACGCCGCGGCCGCGGCCTTCCCGGCATGGAGCCGCCGGCCCGCCCGCGAACGCGCGCAGCTGCTCAAGCGCTGGCATGCGCTGATCCTTGCCCACCAGGAAGACCTGGCGCGCATCATCTCGACCGAACAGGGCAAGCCGCTGAAGGAGGCGCGCGGCGAGGTGCAGTACGGCGCGTCGTACGTGGAATGGTTTGCCGAGGAAGCCACGCGCATCTGCGGCGACATCGTGGCCGAGGCCGTGCCCGGCCGCAAGCTGCTGGTGCTGAAAGAGCCGGTGGGCGTGGTCGCGGCCATTACGCCATGGAACTTCCCGCTGGCGATGATCGCCCGCAAGATCGCGCCGGCGCTGGCCGCGGGCTGCACGGTGGTGGCCAAGCCCGCCGAGGACACGCCGTTGACGGCGCTGGCACTGGCGTGGCTGGCGCAGCAGGCCGGCATGCCGGCGGGCGTCGTCAACATCGTTACGGCGTCGCGCGAACACACGCCCGGGGTGGTCGATGCCTGGCTGGCAGACAGCCGCGTGCGCAAGGTCACGTTCACCGGCTCGACGCCGGTCGGCAAGCACCTGGCGCGCGAATCGGCGGCGACGCTGAAGAAGCTCTCGCTCGAGCTGGGCGGCAATGCGCCGTTCATCGTCTTCGACGATGCCGACCTCGATGCCGCGGTCGATGGCCTGATGGCATCCAAGTTCCGCAACGGCGGGCAGACCTGCGTGTGCCCGAACCGGGTCTATGTGCATGACGCCGTGCACGACGCGTTTGTAGAGCGCGTGGCGCAGCGCGTGGGCGCGCTCCATGTCGGCCCCGCCACCGAAGACGCCGCACAGATCGGGCCGATGATCAATGCCCGCGCCGTCGACAAGATCGCGCGCCATGTCGAAGATGCGGTGGCACGGGGCGCGCGCGTGGTCACCGGCGGCAAGCGCGTGCGCAGCGCCGACGGCCCGCATTATTACGCGCCGACGGTGCTGGTCGATGCCACGCCGGCGATGCAGTTGTCATGCGAAGAGACCTTCGGCCCGGTCGCGCCGATCTTCCGCTTCCGCGACGAAGCCGAGGTGATCCGCGACGCCAACGACACCCCGTTCGGCCTGGCCGCATATTTCTACTCCAACGATATCCGCCGCATCTGGCGCGTGGCGCAGGCGCTGGAAACCGGCATGGTCGGCATCAACGAAGGCGCGATCGCGGCCGAGGCGGCGCCGTTCGGCGGCGTCAAGGAATCCGGCTACGGGCGCGAAGGCTCGCGCCACGGGCTGGACGACTACATGCATAGCAAGTACCTTTGCCAGGGCCAGCTCGGCTGA
- a CDS encoding SDR family oxidoreductase: MPEKKAVLVVGAGDATGGAIARRFAREGYVACVTRRHADKLQPLVQQIRADGGEAHAFGCDARKEDQTVELIARIEREIAPLEVAVFNIGANVQFPITETSARVYYKVWEMACFGGFLMGREAARAMLPRQRGSIFFTGATASLRGRENMAAFAGAKHALRALAQSMARELGPKNIHVAHLVIDAAIDTEWICENFPERYAAKAQDGIVNPDHIADTYWMLHQQPRDAWTHELDLRPWMERW, from the coding sequence ATGCCCGAAAAGAAGGCCGTCCTCGTCGTCGGGGCTGGCGACGCCACCGGCGGCGCCATTGCAAGGCGCTTTGCCCGCGAGGGCTACGTTGCCTGCGTGACGCGCCGCCATGCCGACAAGCTGCAGCCGCTGGTGCAGCAGATCCGCGCCGATGGCGGCGAAGCCCATGCCTTTGGCTGCGACGCGCGCAAGGAAGACCAGACCGTCGAGCTGATCGCGCGCATCGAGCGCGAGATCGCGCCGCTGGAGGTGGCGGTCTTCAATATCGGCGCCAACGTGCAGTTTCCCATCACCGAGACCAGCGCGCGCGTGTACTACAAGGTCTGGGAGATGGCGTGCTTCGGCGGCTTCCTGATGGGCCGCGAGGCCGCGCGCGCGATGCTGCCGCGCCAACGGGGCTCGATCTTCTTTACCGGCGCCACCGCCAGCCTGCGCGGGCGCGAGAACATGGCCGCCTTTGCCGGCGCCAAGCACGCGCTGCGGGCGCTGGCGCAAAGCATGGCGCGCGAACTGGGGCCAAAGAACATCCACGTCGCGCACCTGGTGATCGATGCTGCCATCGACACCGAGTGGATTTGCGAGAACTTCCCGGAGCGCTACGCGGCCAAGGCCCAGGACGGCATCGTCAATCCCGACCATATCGCCGATACCTACTGGATGCTGCACCAGCAGCCACGCGACGCGTGGACGCATGAGCTTGACCTCCGTCCCTGGATGGAACGCTGGTAG
- a CDS encoding UxaA family hydrolase: protein MNPNPVIRLHPNDNVLVARSDLALGQQLADPAVRVRAQVPAGHKIAACAIAAGTPVRKFDTVIGMALRDIAQGEHVHAHNLTLVDFYRDPAFCQDVRPVDYVPEAQRATFNGFVRADGRVGTRNFIGILSSVNCSSTVIRQIAAHFTPQRLAGYPNVDGVVAFAQTSGCGMSSPSEHFDVLRRTLAGYARHPNLAGVLIVGLGCERNQVAALVESQGLEPGPAVHTLVMQDAGGTRATIAAGIRAIESMLPAANAALRQPVPASHLKIGLECGGSDGFSGISANPALGAAMDILVRHGGTAILSETPEIHGVEFMLTRRAVTPEVGQKLLDRLAWWERYTAGHNAQFNGVVGHGNQQGGLANIFEKSLGSAMKGGTTPLQAVYEYAEPIDQAGFVFMDSPGYDPVAVTGQIASGANLICFTTGRGSMFGSKPAPTIKLASNSAMYHRLEEDMDINCGLVLDGELSVPQMGQRIFDHILRAASGEPTKSELLGLGDNEFVPWHLGIVS, encoded by the coding sequence GTGAATCCCAATCCCGTCATCCGGCTGCACCCCAACGACAACGTGCTGGTCGCGCGCAGCGACCTCGCCCTGGGCCAGCAGCTGGCCGATCCGGCCGTGCGCGTGCGAGCGCAGGTCCCGGCCGGCCACAAGATCGCGGCCTGCGCCATCGCGGCCGGCACCCCGGTGCGCAAGTTCGATACCGTCATCGGCATGGCCCTGCGCGATATCGCGCAGGGCGAGCACGTGCATGCGCACAACCTGACGCTGGTCGATTTCTACCGCGATCCGGCCTTCTGCCAGGATGTGCGTCCGGTGGATTACGTGCCGGAGGCGCAGCGCGCCACCTTCAACGGCTTTGTGCGCGCGGACGGCCGCGTCGGCACGCGCAACTTCATCGGCATCCTGTCGTCGGTCAATTGCTCGTCCACCGTGATCCGCCAGATCGCGGCGCATTTCACGCCGCAGCGGCTCGCCGGTTATCCCAATGTCGATGGCGTGGTCGCCTTTGCGCAGACCAGCGGCTGCGGCATGTCATCGCCGAGCGAGCATTTCGACGTGCTGCGCCGCACGCTGGCCGGCTATGCGCGCCATCCCAACCTGGCCGGGGTGCTGATCGTCGGGCTGGGCTGCGAGCGCAACCAGGTCGCGGCGCTGGTGGAGTCGCAAGGGCTGGAGCCGGGGCCCGCGGTGCATACGCTGGTGATGCAGGATGCCGGCGGCACGCGCGCCACCATCGCGGCCGGAATCCGCGCGATCGAATCGATGCTGCCGGCGGCCAATGCCGCGCTGCGCCAGCCGGTGCCTGCCAGCCATCTGAAGATCGGGCTGGAGTGCGGCGGCTCCGACGGTTTTTCCGGAATCAGCGCCAACCCCGCGCTGGGCGCGGCAATGGATATCCTGGTGCGTCATGGCGGCACGGCGATCCTGTCGGAGACCCCGGAGATCCATGGCGTCGAGTTCATGCTGACGCGCCGCGCGGTCACGCCGGAAGTGGGGCAGAAGCTGCTGGACCGCCTCGCCTGGTGGGAGCGCTACACCGCCGGCCACAACGCGCAGTTCAACGGCGTGGTCGGCCATGGCAACCAGCAGGGCGGCCTCGCCAATATCTTCGAGAAGTCGCTGGGCTCGGCCATGAAGGGCGGCACCACGCCGCTGCAGGCGGTCTATGAGTACGCCGAGCCGATCGACCAGGCCGGCTTTGTGTTCATGGACTCGCCCGGCTATGACCCGGTGGCCGTCACCGGCCAGATCGCCAGCGGCGCCAACCTGATCTGCTTTACCACCGGACGTGGCTCGATGTTCGGCTCCAAGCCGGCGCCGACGATCAAGCTGGCGTCGAACTCGGCGATGTATCACCGTCTCGAAGAAGACATGGACATCAACTGCGGCCTGGTGCTCGACGGCGAGCTGAGCGTGCCGCAGATGGGCCAGCGCATCTTCGACCATATCCTGCGCGCGGCCTCGGGCGAGCCCACCAAGAGCGAATTGCTCGGGCTGGGCGACAACGAGTTCGTGCCGTGGCACCTCGGCATCGTCAGCTGA
- a CDS encoding Bug family tripartite tricarboxylate transporter substrate binding protein has protein sequence MTQAFPIDAKRRRLLIGAAAGATGVLLPATRALADQYPERPITFICPWPVGGTADQSMRALCQVAGGILKQSIVVENRAGASGMIGTKALARANPDGYTIGQIPISVTRFAQLGMLQLDPRTELTYLARTSGQTFGIAVPASSRYKTLQDVVAAAKASPGKLTYAHAGIGGATHVGMEQFALAAGIQFNAIAYKGGAAALQDVLAGQVELLADSSSWAPHVEAGKLRLLATWGEQRATRFKDTPTLKELGYNVVVEAPNGIGAPRGLPPAVEKKLRDTFRAAVASNEFRQVAARLDAPVMYLDGPDYKKYVASVYEQETQLIQRLKLKELLQQS, from the coding sequence ATGACTCAAGCATTTCCCATCGATGCCAAGCGCCGCCGCCTGCTCATCGGAGCCGCCGCGGGTGCCACCGGCGTGCTGTTGCCGGCCACGCGCGCGTTGGCCGACCAGTACCCGGAGCGTCCCATCACCTTCATCTGCCCGTGGCCGGTGGGCGGCACCGCCGACCAGTCGATGCGCGCGCTGTGCCAGGTGGCCGGCGGCATCCTGAAGCAGTCGATCGTGGTGGAGAACCGCGCCGGCGCGTCCGGCATGATCGGCACCAAGGCGCTGGCGCGCGCCAATCCCGATGGCTATACCATCGGCCAGATCCCGATCTCGGTGACGCGCTTCGCGCAGCTCGGCATGCTGCAGCTGGACCCTCGCACCGAGCTGACCTACCTGGCGCGCACCTCGGGCCAGACCTTCGGCATCGCGGTGCCGGCCAGCTCGCGCTACAAGACGCTGCAGGACGTGGTGGCCGCCGCCAAGGCCAGCCCCGGCAAGCTCACCTATGCGCACGCCGGCATCGGCGGCGCCACCCATGTCGGCATGGAACAGTTCGCGCTGGCCGCCGGCATCCAGTTCAATGCCATCGCCTACAAGGGCGGCGCCGCCGCGCTGCAGGACGTGCTGGCCGGGCAGGTGGAACTGCTGGCCGATTCCAGCTCATGGGCGCCGCATGTCGAAGCCGGCAAGCTGCGCCTGCTGGCAACGTGGGGCGAACAGCGCGCGACCCGCTTCAAGGACACGCCCACGCTCAAGGAGCTGGGCTACAACGTGGTGGTGGAAGCGCCCAACGGCATCGGCGCGCCCAGGGGCCTGCCGCCTGCCGTGGAAAAGAAGCTGCGCGACACCTTCCGCGCCGCGGTCGCCAGCAACGAGTTCAGACAGGTCGCGGCGCGGCTGGACGCGCCCGTGATGTACCTGGACGGGCCCGACTACAAGAAGTACGTTGCCAGCGTCTATGAACAGGAAACCCAGCTGATCCAGCGCCTCAAGCTGAAAGAACTGCTGCAGCAAAGCTGA
- a CDS encoding 2-hydroxychromene-2-carboxylate isomerase: protein MTRQVEFFFDFGSPYSYLAWKELPRVAQRTGATIVWRPILLGGVFKATGNHSPAEVPAKLGWLHADTARWAGRYGVPFRQNPHFPVNTLMLMRGATGYLRQDDATFLRYADAMFSAMWEQGRNLNDPAEIGAVLAAAGFDPRAALTLVDDPEVKQALKRDTEHAVTRGVFGAPSFIVGDELFWGNDRLLFVEDALARP, encoded by the coding sequence GTGACCAGGCAAGTGGAATTCTTCTTTGATTTCGGCAGCCCCTACTCATACCTGGCATGGAAGGAATTGCCGCGCGTGGCGCAGCGCACCGGCGCCACCATCGTCTGGCGTCCGATTCTGCTCGGTGGCGTGTTCAAGGCCACCGGCAACCACAGTCCCGCCGAGGTGCCCGCCAAGCTGGGCTGGCTGCATGCCGACACCGCGCGCTGGGCCGGGCGCTATGGCGTGCCGTTCCGGCAGAATCCGCATTTCCCGGTGAATACGCTGATGCTGATGCGCGGCGCCACCGGCTACCTGCGCCAGGACGACGCCACCTTCCTGCGCTATGCCGACGCCATGTTCAGCGCAATGTGGGAACAGGGCCGTAACCTCAACGACCCGGCCGAGATCGGCGCGGTGCTGGCCGCCGCGGGCTTCGATCCACGGGCCGCGCTGACGCTGGTGGACGACCCGGAAGTCAAGCAGGCGCTCAAGCGCGACACCGAGCACGCGGTCACGCGCGGCGTGTTCGGCGCGCCCAGCTTTATCGTCGGCGACGAGCTGTTCTGGGGCAACGACCGTCTCTTGTTCGTGGAAGACGCGCTGGCGCGGCCCTAG
- a CDS encoding sulfite exporter TauE/SafE family protein — MPFDSTLLIVIAGAAVAGFVQGLSGFAFGMVAMSFWAWAIEPRLAAAMTVFGALTGQLLAAASVRRGLSWRRLWPFVAGGVAGIPLGVAVLPLLDAQWFKAVLGAFLTLWCPVMLMARRLPHIGVGGRVADGVAGAAGGVMGGIGGFTGVIPTLWCTLRGFDKDEQRAVIQNFNLATLAMTMAAYVGQGIVTREMLPMFLVVAPAMLVPTLLGTRLYLGISEATFRKIVLSLLTASGMALLATSVPVLVARGAG; from the coding sequence GTGCCCTTCGATTCCACCTTGCTGATCGTCATTGCCGGCGCCGCCGTGGCGGGCTTCGTCCAGGGCTTGTCCGGCTTTGCCTTCGGCATGGTGGCGATGTCGTTCTGGGCCTGGGCGATCGAACCGCGCCTGGCGGCGGCGATGACGGTGTTCGGCGCGCTCACCGGCCAGTTGCTGGCGGCCGCGTCGGTGCGCCGCGGCCTGTCGTGGCGGCGCCTGTGGCCCTTCGTTGCCGGCGGCGTGGCCGGCATCCCGCTGGGCGTGGCGGTGCTGCCGCTGCTCGACGCGCAGTGGTTCAAGGCGGTGCTGGGCGCCTTCCTGACGCTGTGGTGCCCGGTGATGCTGATGGCGCGGCGGCTGCCGCATATCGGCGTGGGCGGGCGCGTGGCCGACGGCGTGGCCGGCGCCGCCGGCGGCGTGATGGGTGGCATCGGCGGCTTTACCGGCGTAATTCCCACGCTGTGGTGCACCCTGCGCGGCTTCGACAAGGACGAGCAGCGCGCCGTAATCCAGAACTTCAACCTCGCCACGCTGGCCATGACCATGGCCGCCTATGTCGGCCAGGGCATCGTCACGCGCGAGATGCTGCCCATGTTCCTGGTGGTGGCGCCGGCGATGCTGGTGCCCACGCTGCTGGGCACCCGGCTTTACCTGGGCATCAGCGAGGCAACCTTCCGCAAGATCGTGCTGTCGCTGCTGACGGCGTCAGGGATGGCGCTGCTCGCCACTTCCGTGCCGGTGCTGGTCGCGCGCGGCGCTGGCTAG